A genomic region of Arachis hypogaea cultivar Tifrunner chromosome 5, arahy.Tifrunner.gnm2.J5K5, whole genome shotgun sequence contains the following coding sequences:
- the LOC112800784 gene encoding uncharacterized protein isoform X2 — MCYTCTYSLCKGCTRDADFVSVRGNKGFCGMCMKTIMLVENPGQENKCEVDFDDKTSWEYLFKIYWVCLKEKLSLTVDELRQAKKPWKSATPLSCKVETPHQLYHLKDDKGAASENSCIDIEFDHLTDNKPKRSEKQIFIWDGTWNDVRYRTQDIPVTRELIGNICTMPNQVNPNVVAVNNTNVGVVKSEPSSAAVDISSLLLSTGMEQPFDNFVNDKLWHYQDPSGMVQGPFSILQLHKWNASGHFPLDLRIWRTYETQDNSILLADALVGKCAKNVSVPYNSPMSLESCVTLDNKDNIQDGGRNETRAEIHADSRIINSGGAEKVDDAGTPSNCKDESVRSNGLQSHSSSWNMAVDMNEGQSGNLERREESSKCEILNPNQPDLLPSTTFSKKPNESSPDTVQEGHGVEGNTEDNVNHCQNRTPEGQSSGSYQKDCEENSGQSSGQNWECPQVINPTCNTSMWQAIFGEPAEFGSLVDESVSDLLAEVEAMESLGGGGLESPTSIMKCDDELTDGSKNDCLSFALGLGLGPMLDAGKGDSLSSTGDLHLPSQFTTAEEPFRHAGVHQHHQRIRGDHSSSSSVVQSTFSSISWNPTSQYSWDPKC; from the exons ATGTGCTATACTTGTACGTATTCTTTGTGCAAGGGATGTACAAGAGATGCTGATTTTGTTAGTGTAAGAGGAAATAAAGGATTCTGTGGAATGTGCATGAAAACTATAATGCTGGTTGAGAACCCTGGTCAGGAAAATAAG TGTGAAGTTGATTTTGATGACAAAACCAGCTGGGAGTATCTTTTCAAGATCTATTGGGTGTGTTTGAAAGAGAAGCTATCTTTGACAGTAGATGAGCTCCGCCAAGCTAAAAAACCGTGGAAAAGTGCTACTCCTTTAAGTTGTAAGGTTGAAACTCCCCATCAACTTTATCATCTTAAGGACGACAAAGGTGCTGCTTCTGAGAACTCTTGTATAGACATAGAATTTGATCATTTGACAGACAATAAGCCTAAGAGAAGTGAGAAACAAATATTTATTTGGGATGGTACCTGGAATGATGTTAGATACCGTACACAAGACATTCCAGTTACCCGTGAGCTGATTGGAAACATATGTACAATGCCAAACCAGGTCAACCCTAATGTTGTAGCTGTTAATAATACTAATGTAGGAGTTGTAAAATCAGAACCATCTAGTGCTGCAGTGGACATTTCGTCATTACTTCTCTCTACGGGGATGGAGCAGCCGTTTGACAATTTTGTGAACGATAAGTTGTGGCATTATCAGGATCCATCTGGGATGGTTCAAGGACCCTTTTCTATACTGCAGTTGCATAAGTGGAATGCAAGTGGACATTTTCCTCTGGACCTCAGAATATGGAGGACATATGAGACACAAGATAACTCTATATTGTTGGCTGATGCACTTGTTGGGAAGTGTGCCAAAAATGTATCTGTGCCATACAACAGCCCGATGTCTTTAGAGTCCTGTGTTACATTGGATAATAAAGATAACATTCAGGATGGTGGGAGGAATGAAACAAGGGCGGAAATTCATGCTGACAGCCGAATTATCAATTCCGGTGGAGCTGAGAAGGTTGATGATGCTGGTACCCCGTCTAACTGTAAAGATGAATCTGTTAGGAGCAATGGTTTGCAGTCTCATTCTTCTAGTTGGAATATGGCAGTCGACATGAATGAGGGGCAAAGTGGAAATCTTGAAAGGAGAGAGGAGTCGTCCAAATGTGAAATTTTGAATCCCAACCAGCCCGATTTGCTACCTTCAACCACCTTTTCGAAGAAACCAAATGAAAGCTCTCCTGATACAGTACAGGAAGGTCATGGAGTTGAGGGGAACACTGAAGATAATGTGAACCATTGCCAGAACAGGACTCCTGAAGGTCAGAGTAGTGGGAGTTACCAGAAAGACTGTGAGGAGAATTCAGGGCAGTCTTCTGGGCAGAACTGGGAATGCCCTCAAGTAATTAATCCAACGTGTAATACATCTATGTGGCAGGCAATCTTTGGTGAACCCGCCGAATTTGGCTCTTTAGTTGACGAATCAGTCTCTGATCTGTTGGCTGAAGTAGAGGCAATGGAGTCACTTGGTGGTGGTGGTTTGGAGTCTCCCACTTCAATCATGAAGTGTGATGATGAATTGACAGATGGTTCTAAAAATGATTGTCTCAGTTTTGCACTTGGCCTTGGCCTTGGCCCCATGCTTGATGCAGGGAAAGGTGATTCATTGAGCTCAACAGGTGACTTACACTTACCATCGCAGTTCACGACAGCAGAAGAACCATTTCGGCATGCTGGTGTGCACCAACATCATCAAAGAATACGCGGGGATCATTCTTCTAGCAGTTCTGTAGTTCAG TCTACTTTCTCGAGCATTAGCTGGAATCCAACCAGTCAATACTCCTGGGATCCTAAAT